One stretch of Pandoraea oxalativorans DNA includes these proteins:
- a CDS encoding microcin C ABC transporter permease YejB, producing MWSYILKRLLIMIPTLLGVITLTFAVIQFVPGGPVEQVMLELKGRGGGGEASGGGGGSDYRGRRGIDAQQLAQIKALYGFDKTPMERYWLMLKRFARFDLGQSYFHHQSVWSLIVSKLPVSISLGLWTFFLTYLISVPLGIAKAVRNGSRFDTLTSLVVLVGYAIPGFVLGVLLLVLFGGGTFWQLFPLRELVSDNWSDLSWPAKIMDYLWHITLPVTASVVGSFAVITMLTKNAFLDEIRRQYVLTARAKGLSERKVLFKHVFRNALIPLITGFPAAFIGAFFAGSLLIETLFSLDGLGRLSYESVQRRDYPVVLGSLYLFTLIGLVTKLISDLCYVLVDPRIQFDRVEH from the coding sequence ATGTGGTCCTACATACTCAAACGACTGCTGATCATGATTCCGACGTTGCTCGGCGTGATTACGCTGACCTTCGCGGTGATTCAGTTCGTCCCCGGCGGCCCCGTCGAGCAGGTGATGCTCGAACTCAAAGGGCGTGGCGGCGGTGGCGAGGCCAGCGGGGGCGGAGGCGGCAGCGACTATCGCGGACGTCGCGGCATCGACGCCCAACAACTCGCCCAGATCAAAGCACTCTACGGTTTCGACAAGACGCCGATGGAGCGTTACTGGCTCATGCTCAAACGCTTCGCGCGCTTCGATCTCGGGCAGAGCTACTTCCATCACCAGAGTGTGTGGTCGCTGATCGTCTCGAAGCTGCCGGTGTCGATTTCGCTGGGACTATGGACGTTCTTCCTCACTTACCTGATATCGGTGCCGTTGGGTATCGCCAAGGCGGTGCGCAACGGGTCTCGCTTCGATACGCTTACGAGTCTGGTCGTGCTGGTGGGCTACGCCATCCCCGGCTTCGTGCTCGGCGTCTTGCTGCTGGTGCTGTTCGGCGGCGGCACCTTCTGGCAATTGTTCCCATTGCGCGAACTCGTCTCGGATAACTGGAGCGACCTGTCGTGGCCAGCGAAGATCATGGACTATCTGTGGCACATCACGTTGCCGGTGACGGCGTCCGTGGTCGGTAGCTTTGCCGTCATCACCATGCTGACGAAAAATGCATTCCTCGACGAAATCCGCCGTCAGTACGTGCTGACGGCGCGCGCTAAAGGTTTGTCCGAGCGCAAGGTGTTGTTCAAGCACGTGTTCCGTAATGCGCTGATTCCGCTTATCACCGGTTTCCCTGCTGCATTCATCGGCGCGTTCTTCGCGGGCAGTCTGCTGATCGAGACGTTGTTCTCGCTCGACGGGCTCGGCCGTCTGTCGTATGAATCGGTACAGCGCCGCGACTATCCGGTCGTGCTCGGTTCGCTGTATCTGTTCACGCTCATCGGGCTGGTGACCAAGCTCATCTCCGACCTCTGCTACGTGCTGGTCGATCCGCGTATTCAATTCGATCGAGTGGAGCACTGA
- a CDS encoding MFS transporter → MSHSVSPLSPRSPVSRFWFPFSLVLFEFAVYISNDMIMPGMPLVTREFGASAEMTTLALTAAMLGNASLQWLLGPLADRFGRRRVLLCGLVMFIVACLAVHYVQTMPQFIALRFLQGMGCCFVLTVGYPTVHEAFEEKTAVRVMALMANVSLLSPLFGPLAGAAVVSFWPWRSIFWLIAIVAVFSFVGLYRTMPELSRHDRNALNARQLWAGYKLPLSSGRFWRGAVLTGLAVTPLLTWIALGPVFLIERAGLSQMQYAMLQVPVFAALILGNVLLARQVGRWSNGRLLATGVAAMLIGAAVSLVGTAILAPGYPALLIGTTLHAFGMGMCYGVVYRQSLFAVDSPNRATVAGMLSMITIVVAVAVIEAMKFAYLHFGDAALGIGAMLAAALVAVLAANFVPPPTQDALAQPARKA, encoded by the coding sequence GTGTCTCACTCTGTAAGTCCGCTGTCCCCCAGGTCGCCCGTCTCGAGATTCTGGTTTCCCTTTTCGCTGGTGCTTTTCGAGTTCGCGGTCTACATCTCCAACGACATGATCATGCCCGGCATGCCGCTCGTCACGCGCGAGTTCGGCGCGTCTGCGGAAATGACCACGCTGGCGCTGACCGCCGCCATGCTCGGCAACGCGAGTCTGCAATGGCTGCTGGGCCCGCTCGCCGACCGCTTCGGTCGCCGTCGTGTGCTGCTTTGTGGCCTTGTCATGTTCATCGTCGCGTGTCTGGCGGTGCATTACGTGCAAACGATGCCGCAGTTCATCGCGCTGCGCTTTCTGCAAGGTATGGGCTGCTGCTTCGTGCTGACGGTGGGGTACCCGACGGTGCATGAAGCGTTCGAGGAGAAGACCGCCGTGCGTGTGATGGCGCTCATGGCGAACGTGTCGCTGCTCTCACCGCTGTTCGGGCCGCTCGCGGGTGCTGCCGTCGTGTCGTTCTGGCCGTGGCGCAGCATTTTCTGGCTGATTGCCATCGTCGCGGTGTTCTCGTTCGTCGGGTTGTATCGCACGATGCCCGAGTTGTCGCGTCACGATCGTAACGCGCTGAACGCGAGGCAACTTTGGGCCGGCTACAAGCTGCCGCTTTCCAGTGGACGGTTCTGGCGCGGCGCGGTGCTCACGGGGCTGGCGGTGACGCCATTGCTCACGTGGATCGCGCTCGGGCCGGTGTTCCTGATCGAGCGCGCCGGGCTGTCGCAGATGCAGTACGCCATGCTGCAAGTGCCGGTGTTCGCGGCGCTGATTCTCGGCAACGTGCTGCTCGCGCGTCAGGTGGGGCGCTGGTCGAACGGGCGTCTGCTGGCGACCGGCGTGGCGGCCATGCTGATCGGTGCGGCAGTGTCGCTCGTCGGCACCGCCATCCTCGCGCCGGGCTATCCGGCGCTGCTGATCGGCACGACGCTGCACGCGTTCGGCATGGGCATGTGCTACGGCGTGGTGTATCGCCAGTCGCTGTTCGCCGTCGACAGTCCCAACCGGGCGACGGTCGCAGGCATGCTCAGCATGATCACCATCGTCGTGGCCGTGGCCGTCATCGAAGCGATGAAGTTCGCCTACCTGCATTTCGGCGATGCCGCGCTGGGCATCGGTGCGATGCTGGCGGCGGCGCTCGTCGCGGTGCTCGCGGCGAATTTCGTCCCGCCGCCGACGCAAGACGCGCTCGCGCAGCCCGCACGAAAGGCGTAA
- a CDS encoding extracellular solute-binding protein, with protein MASSLLPTPRADLAVSSVRAVRFGFRRISRVLTVSRTAPVAAALAAGLLATSPAHAKYAIAQYGEPKYPQGFTHFDYVNPDAPRGGTLTLANPDRRTSFDKFNPFTLRGTSAPGVSGLMFETLGIGSADEPATVYGLLADDIAVAPDGASVTFHLNPAARFNNGDPVTAQDVKYSFDTLMSPQSAPGFKVMLADVKGVSVLDNGRVRFDFKRVSPDLPLLVATVPVFSPKWSVGADGKKKAFDALTFERPVASGPYLIESYDGGRRITFRRDPKYWGNDLPVRRGTYNFERIVYKLYSDDIVRLEGFKAGEFDAITEYRARSWVRSYVGKRFKDGELIKREFSHHNAAGMQGFIVNTRRDLFKDVRVRKALDLALDYQWLNRQLFYNQYQRIYSYFTNSDLAARGMPGEAELKLLEPLRKKLDPAVFGPMVVQPTTTPPASLRDNLREARELLAQAGWTYRDGALRNAKGEPFVFEFLDDGGAMGPVASAYARNLAKLGITLNFRQSDFALYQKRIETFDFDMISLRYPDSQIPGTELLDRFGSQSANVDGSDNVIGLKDPAVDSLLGSLVRAHTYDDLVAAARALDRVLMHGYYIVPHWFSSTHRMAFKRNLQFPEKLPLYFTAEGWLVSMWWDGGANAAKGEPQGASASATSAASAASKGATR; from the coding sequence ATGGCGTCATCGCTTCTCCCGACGCCGCGCGCCGATCTTGCCGTTTCTTCCGTTCGCGCCGTGCGCTTCGGCTTCCGGCGCATTTCCCGAGTGCTCACGGTGTCGCGCACTGCGCCCGTCGCAGCGGCACTGGCTGCCGGTCTGCTGGCGACGTCCCCGGCGCACGCGAAGTACGCCATCGCCCAGTACGGTGAGCCGAAGTATCCGCAGGGGTTCACGCACTTCGATTACGTCAATCCCGATGCGCCGCGCGGCGGCACGTTGACGCTCGCGAACCCCGACCGTCGCACCAGCTTCGATAAATTCAATCCGTTCACATTGCGAGGCACGTCTGCGCCCGGCGTGTCCGGCCTCATGTTCGAGACACTCGGTATCGGCAGCGCCGACGAGCCTGCGACCGTCTACGGTCTGCTGGCCGACGACATCGCCGTTGCACCCGACGGCGCCTCCGTCACGTTCCACCTCAACCCGGCGGCGCGGTTCAACAACGGCGACCCGGTCACGGCGCAGGACGTCAAATATTCCTTCGACACATTGATGAGCCCGCAGTCGGCACCCGGTTTCAAGGTGATGCTCGCCGATGTGAAGGGCGTGAGCGTGCTCGACAACGGTCGTGTGCGGTTCGATTTCAAGCGCGTGAGCCCCGATTTGCCGCTGCTCGTGGCGACGGTACCCGTCTTCTCGCCCAAGTGGAGCGTGGGGGCGGACGGCAAGAAGAAGGCCTTCGATGCGCTGACCTTCGAGCGTCCGGTGGCGAGTGGTCCCTATCTGATCGAATCGTACGACGGCGGACGTCGCATCACCTTCCGGCGCGACCCGAAGTATTGGGGCAACGACCTGCCGGTGCGACGCGGCACCTACAACTTCGAGCGCATCGTCTACAAGCTGTACTCCGACGACATCGTGCGGCTCGAAGGCTTCAAGGCGGGCGAGTTCGACGCGATCACCGAATACCGTGCCCGGAGTTGGGTGCGCAGTTACGTCGGCAAGCGCTTCAAGGACGGTGAGCTGATCAAGCGTGAGTTCTCGCATCACAACGCGGCGGGCATGCAGGGTTTCATCGTGAACACGCGTCGCGACTTGTTCAAAGACGTGCGCGTGCGCAAGGCGCTCGATCTCGCGCTCGACTATCAGTGGCTTAACCGTCAACTGTTCTACAACCAGTATCAGCGCATCTACAGCTACTTCACGAACAGCGACCTCGCCGCACGCGGCATGCCCGGCGAGGCGGAGTTGAAACTGCTCGAACCGCTGCGCAAGAAGCTCGACCCGGCGGTATTCGGGCCGATGGTCGTGCAACCGACGACGACGCCTCCCGCGAGCCTGCGCGACAATCTGCGCGAGGCGCGCGAACTGCTGGCGCAGGCGGGCTGGACGTACCGCGACGGTGCGCTGCGTAATGCGAAGGGCGAACCGTTCGTCTTCGAGTTTCTCGACGATGGCGGGGCGATGGGACCGGTGGCGTCGGCCTATGCCCGCAATCTCGCGAAGCTCGGCATCACGCTCAATTTCCGTCAGAGCGATTTCGCGCTCTATCAAAAGCGCATCGAGACGTTCGACTTCGACATGATCTCGCTGCGCTATCCCGATTCGCAGATTCCCGGCACCGAACTGCTGGACCGCTTCGGCAGCCAGTCGGCGAACGTGGATGGGTCGGATAACGTGATCGGCCTGAAGGATCCGGCGGTCGATTCGCTGCTTGGCAGCCTCGTGCGCGCGCATACCTACGACGATCTCGTTGCCGCCGCGCGTGCGCTCGACCGGGTGCTGATGCACGGCTATTACATCGTGCCGCACTGGTTCTCGTCGACGCATCGCATGGCGTTCAAACGCAATCTGCAATTCCCGGAGAAACTGCCGTTGTACTTCACCGCCGAAGGCTGGCTCGTCTCGATGTGGTGGGATGGTGGCGCGAACGCGGCGAAGGGTGAGCCGCAAGGCGCGTCCGCCTCGGCAACTTCGGCAGCTTCAGCAGCTTCGAAAGGAGCGACCCGTTAA
- a CDS encoding aspartyl/asparaginyl beta-hydroxylase domain-containing protein — MSATRSPAQNPNRTLPRWLARFFFQCVEAAQRSIARHSLVGDKPIFDNAQFPWVEAIEAQAPAIARELEAVLATPGRLPAFHEISPDVATITQDHQWQTFVFLGYGMRAERNLARCPATAAALDGIPGLRTAFFSILSPGKKIPLHRGPYNGVLRLHLALKVPREREKCWIEVDGQRYVWQANRAVIFDDAYEHQVHNDTDETRVVLFVDFERPCKAPVSWLNKLLLSFAPLTPELQQAKTNHEKWERDYYATPTPTPTASTATSASPSGAPSGTPPAQSGAAKDTHAETVADERAHG; from the coding sequence TTGAGTGCCACACGATCGCCCGCGCAGAACCCCAACCGTACCCTGCCCCGCTGGCTCGCCAGATTTTTCTTTCAGTGTGTGGAAGCGGCGCAACGGAGTATTGCCCGTCACTCGCTGGTTGGCGACAAGCCCATTTTCGATAACGCCCAGTTCCCCTGGGTCGAAGCGATCGAGGCCCAGGCACCGGCCATCGCCCGCGAACTCGAAGCCGTGCTCGCCACACCGGGGCGCCTGCCCGCGTTCCACGAGATCTCTCCCGACGTCGCCACCATCACGCAAGACCACCAGTGGCAGACATTCGTTTTCCTCGGCTACGGCATGCGTGCCGAGCGCAACCTCGCCCGCTGCCCCGCGACTGCCGCCGCCCTCGACGGCATTCCGGGCCTTCGCACGGCTTTCTTCTCGATTCTGTCGCCGGGCAAGAAGATTCCGCTGCATCGCGGCCCGTACAACGGTGTGCTGCGGCTGCATCTGGCATTGAAAGTGCCGCGCGAGCGCGAGAAGTGCTGGATCGAGGTCGATGGACAACGCTATGTCTGGCAGGCGAATCGCGCCGTGATCTTCGACGACGCCTATGAGCATCAGGTGCACAACGACACCGACGAGACGCGCGTGGTGCTGTTCGTCGACTTCGAGCGTCCTTGCAAAGCACCTGTCTCATGGCTCAACAAACTGCTGCTGTCGTTTGCCCCGCTCACACCGGAGTTGCAGCAAGCCAAGACCAATCACGAGAAGTGGGAGCGCGACTATTACGCGACGCCCACGCCCACGCCAACGGCATCGACAGCCACGTCTGCATCGCCATCGGGCGCACCATCCGGCACCCCACCCGCCCAGAGCGGTGCGGCGAAAGACACGCATGCGGAAACGGTCGCCGACGAACGCGCGCATGGTTGA